The Silene latifolia isolate original U9 population chromosome X, ASM4854445v1, whole genome shotgun sequence genome contains the following window.
TAAGAAATTATGGTTACAATGTTCTTTGTAAAACAATTCTTGTTACAAGTCAAAATCATCCTTTGTAATAATGTTTTCAAATCAAACCTGTTCGCTGCGTGTGTGTTATTTAGCCAACGATCTACAATGTACTTGCTTGGTATTCGCCCAATTCCTTTGCCCTTGTACACCCACAAAATATGCCACGCAGAGTAATCCAATTCTTTCGAGCAGTTTACACTCGCATACTTTGCATCTCGTGCTTCTAAGGTCCAACCTCACCTTGAAAATTCATGTCTGTCTCGGCAAAGATCGATTACATGAATTATGCGCACATGCTCCTCCTTCTCAAAGGCATCAACACCACATGAATCGGCCGCCATTACTTCTTCTTGGAACACCTTGAACACAGCATGTGTGTATATAATAGCGCCATGCTTTTCTATAGGTAATTCTGTCTTAAGCTCGGGGAATGAGTGGTAtttgttataatcatcgcaccttCGTGTATAGCGCTGCTGGTCCATAGCGATTTGGAACCTGGTTTTAATGCAACAAGGATTCGGCAACAAATTATTTATGTAACAATGAAACAATGGTACTTTGTAACATACACTTTGTTCCGGCATCGTAAGGAATGAAAAAGAGGTGTTTACCTCATCCAAAATTCGACCAGTGTACCAAAGTGATTCTCATAGCGCTTGAAAAACGAATTTGTACTTTTCGATCATTTTGTGTTGTTCTTAATATGCAGCCCAAGGCAAGGTCACGATGGTAGGCAGGAATCCAATGGTGTCTGTCGTCGAACAttgtagtcaaccaatcattatctTCCAGCTCGAAATCTGAAATGACCTTCCGCCACTTCTCTTGAACTCCGACGGCTCCATATCGGTCCCAAACAACAGCGTTGAAGCGAGCAAGGAAGTCCGTGTCTCTGCAGAGTGTTGAACCAACTTTGTCCGTGATATTTTGtgtaatatgccacatacaataacgATGCCTAGCTGTCTTGAAAACGAAGGAAAGCTGTTGTATGCAGGCATAATGAAACACAAGTCGAACGTGATATTGACCGAGTGATAGGGAAAGAGCAAGTGAGTAAATTATATGTTAGTAATTTAGTTCGGTGACATTGTTATTGAATAACCTTGTAAAAGAGGAAGAGATGGAACAATGGTAGTTGGAGTCAGAAAGTTGTGGTACAATAATCTTAAGTAAGTCTCTATTCTGAATAACATTGTCACACTATTACCTTCTTTATGCCAGGGCATTGATCCGTGATCATGAATCGTGGCTCTTTTTGTCCCATGGCGAGTCAAGAAATGCTTTGAAAGGTCCATTGGAAGGAGATGTCATCCTCGTGTAACAGGAGACAACCGGCAAACAACACCGACTTTCTGTGGTGATTAACACTTGtgaatggtgtaaaaaccatatcatacttgttgGTTCCGTAAGTAGGGTCGAAGCTAACAGCATCCCCAAAGAATGAGTAGTTTCTAATACATGTAGCATCAGCCCAAAAGAACTTTGTTAGACGGTTTTGCGAATCAACATCATAGGCGAAGTAGAACTGGGGTTGGGTTGCTTTGAGTTTCTCGAGTCGATCGATGAAAAGGTCAGCATCTCTTAACCCAATGTAGCACTTGATATCTctttgaaagttcttaaaatctatcaatgTAGCACCGATATTTTCATACCCATTGACAAGTTCCTTAACATGTCTAAAGGTCAATCCAGCGCCAATATTCAACTTGGAGTTGTCCAAGATAAGCGTCTTCGGGAACATATCAAGGGATCGTGAAATCTTATCGAGATCTCTCTTAGAAGGAGGTGAGACGATGATTGTGGACTTTAAAACTCGTCAATCATATTTGGGCCATCAAGGCCATGTAGAAGGGCAAATCGACGTATGCTCGGCATCCAATTCTTGTGATTTTAACTCGCCGTGTAATTGTACTAGCTGTGGACGAACAATTACCCATATTCTCATCATCCTTGGTTCTGGGACGCTGTTTCGGTTTAGATTCCCGGAACCCTTGACGGTTGCTGGACTACGAATTTTTGGTGTGCAACACCACCTCGTAGTGTTTTCGTCTTGTGCTTCCGAGGGGTAAATCCGCATGCCCGAGCATAAACCTCGTAGAACTTGATTCCAGCCTCAAGGGAGGCGAAAAGCGCACCAATGGTAGGTCTAAACTTGTGCTCAACCACACGCATCCAGCGCTCACCTCCATTAGGCGTGTGAGAGAACAAGCCGATTATTTGGTTGAGGATTGGGTTGCTCTTGGACAATTGGCGTAGAATGGGGTTGAGTGATGAACTTGAGTCAGTAATACAAAAAGGGAAATACGAGTATTAGTGACCGAAATACAACGGTGGTATTACAAAGAGTAACATTGTTCTGATAATACTAGTACTATGACAATGTAGTGACATAAGGATGGACGGGAGAACAGGAATATGCGAAGAGGATGGACTTCAATTTAGAACAAGAAACTAAAGTACATTGAAGTAACAATGAGAATAAGAGGGCGTCGAAGTGGTACAAAGCATATGTTATATGTGCAATGGAAAATGAATATATGTGAttgtgttactgtaacattgataTTGTAACAAGTCGAGCTGTAAGCATTGACTGACGAAGCAGTAAGGAATATACGATTGTGAGGGAACATGAATATACAAGACAGGATAAGAGgtcaaatataatgaaatttgaccGAATTTGAACGAGAAAATcaacaaatacaaggatatttgacctaatatttaagagaaaagcaactacgagtataatcaaaggaaaggagaccgtaaagtgaagtagaagtgaacggatttcattaaaattgaagcaaacataaaatcgattaacctaaaaaACTGAAAAGCAACAAAATAAAGACAAATATAATCAAAATTGACGGAATGTGACGATAAAGCAACTGCGATTGTAAGCAGAAGCAGAGGAGAACGCAAATATGAAAATTCGATAggaaaaacaacaaatacaaggatatttCACCTAATATTTAAGAGAAAAGCAAATATGAGAAGAATCAAAGGAAAGGACATCGTAAAATTGAAGTAGAAGTGAAGCGGTTTCGttaaaattgaagcaaacataaaatcgattaacctaaaaaactgaaaagcaacggaataatgaaattacaatagCGAGTGATCAGCGACATAGAATCCAGATGAAATCGCGAAAAGCAAAACTGAAAACGAAAGGATTACGGAAATTACCTGTTTGCATGTTAATGTCGGTAgcaaaaacaaaggaaaaagcGAATTTGTAGCAAAAACATAGATTATAATCAAATTCGATCAAATATGACGGAAAACAACAACGATTATCATGAAAGCAAAGGATAAAGCGAAATTGCAAATTCGAGAGAGAAAACAACGATTCTAATCAAATTTGTGGGGAAAAACAATAACGATTATAATCAAAGAAAAGGATTACCTGCGCGCAAACTATTTTCAGTAGAATCGGCATCCATAGGAGTATCAACCATCAAGCAAAAGCTGAGAACGATTGAACTGTAGAAATAATTGAATGATGAATTGAAAAGTAAAATTATTTGTGTATATTTTTTTGCTGGATTTGTTTTACGCGAGAACGAAGAAAAACAGAGGGAAATtcgtagagagagaaaaagtgtgaatgaagagagagaaagtgaaacaGAATTGTAAGGTTAAGCGTGAAATCGAGCCTTATATAGTCTAATTATAATTTTTGAGATTTAATCTCAGCCGTTGATTAGGAGTAGATCTAATGGATGAGATTAAGatgctagactcacctaagatacctagactcacttgatgcaatttctatatatatatatatatatatatatatatatatatatatatatatatatatatatatatatatatatatatatatatatatatatatatatatatatatatatatatatatagtgttaagatcatgtaagtccaccttctacttgtgagtccataagtcttcaTCCAaaccattggatgaggaagatgggtggttgagattaaAAGGTAAAAATGGTGATTAATTGCCTAATTAACACTCTATCTCTCTACTCAACCTAATCAATTACTAACCTCCTTAATCAATctctaatttaatatatatagttTTCTTTCAACTGTTTCTCTCTCTATCTCCCATAATTTCATACCTCCCCTCCTCTCTCTAAAActtaaaaaccctaaaaaaattaCCCTCTTCTCTTCTTCCTCTCTACCACTGAAACCCACCACCCACCGCAACCGCCCACACCATATCTGCTCCACCCACCACTCCCGTAACCACTCACCCACACGCCACCAGAAGCCGCCACCACTCACCCTCTCCTACTCACCGCGGCAAAAAACCCACTACTTTCCATTCTATTTCTGCCCGGATTTTCAGATCCACCGTCACAAATCATCCTTTCCGGCTTAGATCTCGTTCTTTTTTTAATTTCAGAGTTTTTTTCTTAATTTGGTCGTGTATGATCGTGTGTAGTACCGCTCTTACACGTCTGTCAAAAAATTGTGTAGTGTTGTTCTTAATTTCAGATCGCGTGTTTTCTTAAtttgaggtttttttttttttttttttttttttttaatttcagatTTTTTTGATTGTTTTTATGGTGGTGGTTATTGAAAAAATGGTGGGGAGGGAAGAGCTGTGTTTtattattttggttttttttttctccttcccCTTCTTGCTTTCACGATTAGttaattttttaaatttatttatttcctttttgcgcttttttttttttcagttttcggTTTTTTTTCTTGTTAGATTTGGTCTTGCGGTTTGGTGTTTCAGATCtggtatttattttttatttttttgagtttgttgcatgtgtagggTAATGGTGGGTGTAGGCGGTTTATTTTAGATTTTGTATTTAAAATCTCgtcttattattatatttttatattttacaAATCTCGCCTTGTTAATATCCGTATGATAATCAAATCCCGTCTTgtaaaaaattgttttgttttaaattttttcagatttacttgTAAATTTATGTCAACAAATATTATATtcttaattacacttttttttttcagatttactttgTGAGAATAGTGGTTGATCTGAGatatattaaaattacacttttctatattaaaattatactttttcctattaaagttacacttttttatgttaaaattacacttattttcattaaaattacacttttttctattaaagttacatttttctctattattaaagttacacttttttttattaaaattacacttttttctattaaaattacacttttttctgttaaaattacattttcttctgttaaaattacacctttttctgttaaaattacacttttctccattaaaattacacttttttctgttaaaattacactttttgttgttagaattacacttttttctgttaaaattacacttttctccattaaaattacactttttctgttaaaattatacttttttctgctagaataacatttttttcggctaaaattacactttttctgctaaaattacactttttgttgttgttagaattacactttttctattaaaattacacttttctccgctaaaattacacttttttctttaaaattacacttttctccgctaaaaatacacttttttctgttaaaattacacttttttctgctagaataacacttttttcggctaaaattacactttttctgctagaattacacttacttctattggactaatgttacactctcaatggacttggtcatattctcatattctcattggactaatgttacactttcaatggactaaaattacattctcagtggactaaaattacacttttctggactaaaattacacttttttggactaaaattacattctccttgactaaaaataacaatctcattggactgaaattacacttacctggactaaaataacactttttgtcgttaaaataacactcgtaaaatgctaaattacaataacttgtgataaaattacaaaaattcaaaatattattcgttaaaatcactcggaaaagattgaagttaaacttgtaaaacgcaaaattctcgaaaatattccttaaaattacacgttttgctgttagaattaccctcgtaaaatcctaaaatgtcgaaaatttgtctcgaaaaaaaaaatgaaaaaaccgaaccaagaaaaatgttaacaaaattttcacaaactttgaagtataagacaaaaggtggtgttaattgtgtatgataatgaattagtgaatgtattactaaaactagagagagaagtaaattaaatagtgttaagtgtgtttcttgctttcaatctcaaccttccaccatgcataatccaagggttgtgggagggacttatggactcaaaagatataagggactcatttgaactttactctctctctctctctctctctctctctctctctctatatatatatatatatatatatatatatatatatatatatatatatatatatatatatatatatatatagaattaggatcaaatgagtccaccttccttaggtgagtccatgagtcctaatcttagccattagattataacaaaatcaatggccaagattaaatctgaaaaagaaaaggtctatataaaacccaaaaaaaccctaaatctaTTTATTTTACCACCTtccacttctctctcttcctccctttcTCTCTCCGTCCATCTCTCTCTACCTCCTGTCAACACCACCAACTTCAACACCCACGACAACCACTACCGACAACAACACACCCGACAACACCACGACATGCCTCCCTCTTGCAGCCGCCCACGCCGCCGCCACCATCACCATCGACTTGCCTGATACCCACGCTGCCTCCCCGTCACCTTTTGACCCGACCCGTGTAAATACACAACCACCACGCACCCAAATCGCTGCAATAACCgctccttctcttctcccttttgctgttttttttcaaatctgaaattttttttgttgttgttggttgtttgtTGGTTTTTTTCCCAGATTTAACAGTTTTGGACTGGTGGCCGGTTGTGGTTTCTAATGTATCGGCACTACTGTGgaatttttttttcagatttttttttgtttgggttgGTGATGGTCACAGGTGgaccgtggtggtggtgggtcgTGGGTGGGTGAGCGGCTAGTTGTCTCGTGGAGTGGTACTGGTGGGTAACAAATTAGTTGGCAGCGGCGTGGTTAGTGGTGATGATGGCAACGGCGACTCGACTAATAAAATGACTCGCAAATGTTAAAGTTTCACTCGTGTACCATTAAAGTTACAATCCTATAACATTAAAGTTCACtcataaaaaatgaaaaattccGTAAATATTAGTCACAATTACATTACCATTAAAGTTTTACTCATCTAACATAAAAGTTTCACAATTACAAATTTTTATATTGAAAATAGTCTAAAAAAAATTGAAGTTTCATACTTTACCATTAAAGTTTTACTCATCTAACATAAAAGTTTCACTCTGAAATTAGTGAAATTAAGTAAATATTAGTTATAATTACGTTATTACAtcaattcaaatttttatattaaaaatggcttttaaaaattaaagtttcacttgttaccattaaagtttcactcgtctaatattaaagtttcattcataaattaatgaaattaaataaacattagtcataattatattattacataaatttaaatttttatattagaaatgacaaaaaaaattaaaattacacttttaagcattaaaatttcactcgtaaaacattaaagttttattcaaaaaattaaaattataaatttaaAATAACATTGTATaacataaaaataattttttatttacaaaataaccttaaaagattaaagttacaatcttaaagaattaaagttaaatttataaattaaagtttcatttataaaacattaaagtttcattcaaaaaattgcataaaagtttcaaatctcaatcttcaatcttagaagatctaatggcttagattaggacttagggactcaattatttaggtggactcatttgaacttgcctatatatatatatatatatatatatatatatatataattgtaCGTAATAATAAATATATTGGAAGCATATAACGATATACATCGCATGCAAATTAGAAACGCGTTAATTTACATATGAGACAATCAAACCAAACCGTCATAAAGGATAATACAACTATAAAGATGCATGGCCATATGAATGGTATGATACAAGAAGGCTAAAGCGAATAATGATTAGACTCATATGACACAACACAAGTATCCGGcttagaggctacctttaaagcatgtccaagacacaacacacaagtatcCGGCTctgaggctacctttaaagcatgccCAAGATACAACACACAAGTATTTGGCTTAGaagctacctttaaagcatgtccaaaacacaacacacaagtatctggatcagaggctacctttaaagcatgtccaagacacaacacacaagtatctggctcagaggctacctgACTCGGCtataaactcgtcgtcaaagctaccaaccaaaacaatatctataacttcacaaactactcttagtaaagaggtaagtaaaggtcggatcccaagtgACGGGTATTGATTTtggatttcaattgcaagtagtgtatgtctttgggtgtcacaaattatgggttgagatgagatgtaatctaaactaattaacaagatgaatgaaaacaaaacaagcaaataaaggggtttgtaaacaatttattaaaagcactagggtgtcatgggttcatggggattcatggaaatagatcatacaaacatgttctcaaatagatgcaagcacttattgttgtgatgagatcgagttagtgtatatcttacaatccctaggaagatttaggtcccggagccgagtcgtctagactgtacaacacctacaagtcgacttagtctcctcctattcaactctatgcatggtctaacaaggctttagtttgtttatgtcttacaagcctcattgaaaagatatgggtaaaaaatgcaaggattcataggctcgcatttcatcaaacataacatgtgcataggttgaaatcacaaaaagcaagcaatttaattatgaaaacatattcgattaagcatagatcaatccccatttAGCTCATAAGTGAGGTAGGGTGCCTTTTTGTAAGGCAAGATggagcttgccaaaatggcgatacatccaatcattaagctcATAAAAGaaggtaatggatgcatctacaaaagaatagccactttcctcatctaagtggcggaaattatctaagggggaatcaatctaagggtacacactccattatagatatggtttcttcaaattactacgcctaggaggataccaacaaatcacctccaagttgtgtcaagctagggtaccttcgtcctcaatcgctaaatgctttcgtcaagagtagactccttatggtgttagaaacactgtaggatcgcggaattccccttcttgcctagataagaagaaggatcgtcccctttctaccatgcacaaaagtgggattaatggaaaaagggatcaatatgctttTGAGTTTCATAGTGGGAGTTGgcttttgattttgttattcctcccaatttcttgtggctttTGACATTTTTAAGAACaattttcttttgccatttctttgatgtttggcaattttcaacttttgcatttttttgaacattttcaaagtcattcCAATTTATAAAGAGGGTGCTTTTATtcgaagcataggagttcttatttttgtactcctcttttctttgatgcaaatttgtgcaaacttcttgactttcattttggtacttaaactaaaattgagatttttgtgcccattccctttttgttgacaaaaatgaggatagaagtggaagatggttgcatggtttcaaggatcaccttggaataaacggtagccaaggagtcatcacatcacaaggtactcttgactaggccttagtccatgggtcaaaggatattaGCTTGACATATtctagggtgttttagaggtattctaatgagcaaagtctcaagaagaaaaagtatctacaagggccttatatacacttgtcaagcttcccaaatagatgttttcacaaaaattttcctaaaatgcaactacatgccatgatgcaactaacatatatacaacctaatgcaaatgcttctatcaactagtatgccaaataaactaaatgtaaCTCCTAAGATCATATTGGTTTGTACctcatcaaccaaaataaagccacatagtcattaacatagagaggaaaaaggaaattagaaagatcataccatgcggtcttcatattcatCATGCc
Protein-coding sequences here:
- the LOC141620184 gene encoding uncharacterized protein LOC141620184, encoding MFPKTLILDNSKLNIGAGLTFRHVKELVNGYENIGATLIDFKNFQRDIKCYIGLRDADLFIDRLEKLKATQPQFYFAYDVDSQNRLTKFFWADATCIRNYSFFGDAVSFDPTYGTNKDTDFLARFNAVVWDRYGAVGVQEKWRKVISDFELEDNDWLTTMFQIAMDQQRYTRRCDDYNKYHSFPELKTELPIEKHGAIIYTHAVFKVFQEEVMAADSCGVDAFEKEEHVRIIHGKGIGRIPSKYIVDRWLNNTHAANRFDLKTLLQRMILTCNKNCFTKNIVTIISYKNIVTMINKNSFVLLPGLIRMGMSLRIHIWLPLDNNILCNVWSEFRQIVGVLKTLPVEHTEELASLLVEFRQKLCIEPLTKDQEMEMLLGCSSSSEVTIHPPEQARNKGSGKRLKSAKQQAIEKANQAKEAMCIPQRKSYPRQRTCPLRIGDVAALRKQTKKKKV